One part of the Aspergillus luchuensis IFO 4308 DNA, chromosome 5, nearly complete sequence genome encodes these proteins:
- a CDS encoding uncharacterized protein (COG:S;~EggNog:ENOG410PW63;~InterPro:IPR021842), whose product MNIVSSRMALRKHPLPKPTDQSEDLLQYLVSHLVHCDSVFADEKQRLYALSGLNLSCISASRAVSFFDRRHRLQFQADGTLVPPVDTSAKVRTPLSSIEEAQCDSGTKINMQNDDHAKGGSISETSSYSDSEVDTASDSDHQSDCSSVTDDGYLNGNEETGTILWRHVEFYIVRNPVPGRRHILAAIVSILHTKGEGRKFRLKRYVIKHEDNLIFDVLSQLLALAIHDDIFEATIQDVSHIYTVPIPDHRKGIQLKIKREKLDVSVFLQDLEPICQTDWSAKWPGT is encoded by the exons ATGAATATTGTCAGTTCGAGAATGGCTTTGCGTAAGCACCCACTGCCAAAGCCGACGGACCAGTCGGAGGATCTTTTGCAGTATCTTGTGTCCCATCTTGTGCATTGCGATTCGGTGTTCGCGGACGAAAAGCAGCGTCTCTACGCCCTCTCGGGGCTCAATCTGTCCTGCATCTCTGCCAGTCGAGCCGTATCTTTTTTTGACAGGAGACACCGCCTTCAATTTCAGGCAGACGGCACTTTGGTACCACCTGTAGACACGTCAGCTAAGGTTAGAACGCCTTTGTCTTCCATCGAGGAGGCCCAGTGTGATTCAGGCACCAAAATCAACATGCAAAACGACGATCATGCAAAAGGAGGCTCGATATCCGAGACGAGCTCGTACTCTGACTCGGAAGTCGATACGGCGAGCGACAGCGATCACCAGTCGGACTGTTCCAGTGTCACAGATGACGGGTACCTTAACGGGAATGAGGAGACGGGCACTATTCTTTGGCGGCACGTGGAGTTCTATATTGTTCGTAACCCAGTGCCTGGACGTCGCCATATCTTAGCCGCCATTGTGTCCATCCTGCATActaaaggggaaggaaggaagttTCGGCT GAAGAGATACGTTATCAAGCACGAGGATAATTTGATATTCGATGTGTTATCACAGCTTCTGGCGCTGGCAATACATGATGATATCTTCGAGGCTACTATTCAAGATGTGTCCCATATATACACAGTACCAATTCCTGATCATCGAAAGGGCATCCAGCTGAAgataaagagagaaaagCTGGATGTGTCGGTTTTCC TCCAAGACCTGGAGCCGATATGTCAAACGGATTGGAGTGCGAAGTGGCCAGGAACGTAA
- a CDS encoding uncharacterized protein (COG:S;~EggNog:ENOG410PW63;~InterPro:IPR021842) yields the protein MPSITALHPRSVIKSRIEDGADNESNAVKYYLNEIVDFDTAAAFHKRPSNEVVQRELRSAILLADKTVTIGLTATQAKKITTDPEVCRLRRVCRALTAEIRSQGYKRVKDAADTEIGERKKRADARLNSTLTRLREEERRGIAEGTSGRQTRLFSTNSTSSVGPLLRLNYSLMWPGPTKSSSARSSLICSAIQLLAKQTKKLIFDD from the exons ATGCCATCAATA ACAGCGCTCCATCCTCGATCCGTGATCAAGTCGCGGATCGAGGATGGAGCGGATAACGAATCTAATGCCGTGAAATACTACCTCAATGAGATAGTCGATTTTGACACAGCGGCAGCGTTTCACAAACGCCCATCGAACGAGGTCGTTCAACGTGAGCTGAGATCAGCGATCTTGCTGGCAGATAAAACCGTAACTATTGGATTGACGGCTACCCAGGCTAAGAAAATCACTACAGACCCAGAGGTCTGTCGTCTTCGAAGAGTCTGTCGCGCATTGACTGCGGAAATTCGCAGCCAGGGCTATAAACGTGTGAAGGATGCCGCAGACACCGAGATTGGTGAGCGGAAGAAACGTGCAGATGCCAGGCTCAACAGTACACTTACGAGGCTccgagaggaggagaggagaggaatcGCCGAAGGCACTTCAGGAAGACAGACACGGCTATTTTCAACCAACAGTACGAGCTCGGTCGGACCTCTCCTGAGGCTAAACTACAGCCTCATGTGGCCCGGACCTACCAAATCCTCGAGCGCAAGGAGCTCGTTGATCTGCTCTGCTATTCAACTCCTAGCAAAACAGACGAAGAAGCTCATCTTCGACGATTGA